Proteins co-encoded in one Arachis hypogaea cultivar Tifrunner chromosome 13, arahy.Tifrunner.gnm2.J5K5, whole genome shotgun sequence genomic window:
- the LOC112738003 gene encoding two-component response regulator ARR12 isoform X2 encodes MTVEDQIDRFPVGMRVLAVDDDPTCLKVLENLLRKCQYQVTTTNQAIEALRMLRENRNKFDLVISDVNMPDMDGFKLLELVGLEMDLPVIMLSGHSDTKLVMKGVTHGAVDYLLKPVRIEELKNIWQHVVRRKNFDPRDQNKGSNDKRGPNAAGEGNQSIISEDGSDQNKNLGKKRKDQTEEEEDDGEDNGEDNDDPSSQKKPRVVWSVELHRKFVAAVNQLGLDKAVPKKILDLMNVEGLTRENVASHLQKYRLYLKKATQQASMVAALGNTESYLRIGSIDAYAEFCTSSGSGKIPNPALQSYASSGIFGRLNSPASLSMRGISASTLIQPPVQPQNLNSTLSPLGNIQASIFPANQTSSLLQGIPTSIELNQSKQNNCTTGITQVNQVSCSGFTAASGFRDRRLTVGTASNALPSAACNSPQTHNSGAFRNQPPVRPASLGTDSFDAGICGPSNMLDYNRCNENWQNAEQLSKLPANPLPLCEPFNNDPLPPTGINVANTSTRIGNSPVDYSSRVAISVPLEDTRNELQRQEGLIENIVQPSSYTTPSQRWEEHKLEYSQNMSRPFNSVNSHVSSSRVTSSLGHNLNQTNATCSNSVDASFVGQLSGAPPSIIQCTNVDTRLKSNDAYILELMKSRDGFIQNNFGTLDDIMVPMVKREQNEPTFIDGEMGFEAYPVGSCI; translated from the exons ATGACCGTGGAGGACCAAATTGACCGGTTCCCCGTGGGTATGCGTGTTCTCGCTGTGGATGATGACCCAACTTGCCTCAAAGTCTTGGAGAATCTCCTTCGCAAATGCCAATACCAAG TTACTACAACTAATCAAGCAATTGAGGCGCTGAGAATGTTGAGGGAAAACAGGAACAAGTTTGACCTCGTCATTAGCGATGTGAATATGCCTGACATGGATGGATTTAAGCTCCTTGAGTTGGTGGGGCTTGAAATGGACTTACCTGTGATCA TGTTGTCTGGACACAGTGACACAAAGCTGGTGATGAAGGGTGTTACACATGGTGCAGTTGACTATTTGCTGAAACCTGTTCGGATTGAAGAGCTGAAGAACATTTGGCAACATGTTGTCCGAAGGAAGAACTTTGATCCCAGGGATCAGAATAAGGGTTCCAATGACAAAAGGGGTCCCAATGCTGCTGGGGAAGGTAATCAAAGTATCATATCAGAAGACGGCAGTGACCAGAATAAAAATCTTGGCAAAAAACGAAAGGACCAgactgaagaagaggaagatgatgGTGAAGACAATGGGGAGGATAATGATGACCCTTCATCACAAAAGAAGCCTCGTGTTGTTTGGTCTGTCGAGCTTCATAGAAAATTTGTTGCAGCAGTTAATCAACTTGGCCTTGATA AGGCTGTCCCTAAGAAAATACTTGATCTGATGAATGTTGAAGGACTTACTAGGGAAAATGTGGCAAGCCATCTGCAG aaatATAGGCTTTACCTGAAAAAGGCAACCCAGCAAGCTAGCATGGTTGCTGCATTGGGTAATACCGAATCATACCTGAGGATCGGTTCAATAGATGCATATGCAGAGTTTTGCACCTCTTCTGGTTCAGGAAAGATTCCAAACCCTGCATTGCAATCATATGCCTCGAGTGGTATTTTTGGCAGGCTGAATTCCCCAGCTAGCTTGAGCATGAGAGGCATTAGTGCTTCCACTCTAATTCAGCCTCCTGTTCAGCCTCAAAACCTGAACAGCACCTTGAGCCCTCTGGGTAACATTCAGGCATCAATATTTCCGGCAAATCAAACCTCAAGTTTATTGCAAGGAATTCCAACATCAATTGAGCTTAATCAGTCTAAGCAAAACAACTGTACAACAGGTATAACACAAGTAAATCAAGTTAGTTGTAGTGGATTTACTGCTGCCTCTGGCTTCCGTGACCGTAGGCTTACAGTTGGTACAGCAAGCAATGCTCTACCTTCAGCCGCCTGTAACtcaccacaaacacataattcaGGAGCATTTAGAAATCAGCCTCCTGTTAGACCGGCTTCTTTAGGCACGGATTCCTTTGATGCTGGAATTTGTGGGCCTTCTAATATGTTGGATTATAATCGGTGTAACGAAAACTGGCAGAATGCAGAACAGTTGTCTAAACTTCCTGCCAATCCCTTGCCATTGTGTGAGCCGTTCAATAATGATCCACTCCCTCCCACTGGCATAAATGTTGCCAACACAAGTACTCGTATTGGTAACAGTCCTGTTGATTATTCATCCAGAGTCGCGATTTCTGTTCCTTTGGAGGATACAAGAAATGAGCTGCAGCGCCAAGAAGGCTTAATTGAAAATATTGTACAGCCTTCGAGTTATACAACACCATCACAAAGGTGGGAAGAACATAAACTTGAATACAGCCAAAACATGAGCCGTCCCTTCAACTCTGTAAACTCTCATGTTTCTTCAAGTCGAGTAACAAGTTCTTTGGGGCATAATTTAAACCAAACAAATGCAACTTGCAGCAACAGTGTTGATGCCTCATTTGTTGGCCAACTGAGTGGAGCTCCCCCATCAATCATCCAGTGCACTAATGTTGACACAAGATTGAAGTCAAATGATGCCTACATCTTGGAGCTAATGAAGTCCCGGGATGGATTTATTCAGAATAATTTTGGCACCTTGGATGACATAATGGTCCCAATGGTCAAAAGG GAACAAAATGAACCGACATTTATAGATGGAGAAATGGGATTTGAGGCTTACCCCGTTGGATCATGTATCTGA
- the LOC112738004 gene encoding calmodulin-binding protein 60 E, with product MESSKNNRVEKRGYDLVEEGDDRLTQPKKPKLPGLASVIVEALKVDSLQRLCSSLEPLLRKIVSEEVERALAKLGPAKLAERSFPSRIEGPKAKNLQLHFRTRMPPHLFTGGKVDGEQGAAIHVVLLDPNTGNVVQVGPESVAKLNVVVLEGDFNEESDDEWTIEHFESHEVKEREGKRPLLTGDLQVSLKEGVGTLGDLTFTDNSSWIRSRKFRLGVKVAPGYCEGIRVREGKTEAFAVKDHRGELYKKHYPPALHDEVWRLDRIAKDGALHKKLIQAKIVTVEDFLRLLVRDPQRLRSTLGSGMSNRMWENTVEHAKTCVLGGKLFVYYTDETHSTGIVFNHIYELRGLIAEGQFCTLESLTPNQKMSVDSLVKKAYDNWNQVIEYDGKVLNSLMNSRKGSRSVSSIINHNDVTGQQPHTSAKNRLPYVPSLQNQPLQIANNYSSSSDLTDYQFERSNNDMVGTSVNNSQLAFSGIMNYLPGENPEVEGTYFSGDWSRPRNSQGLEDIVAEELRLRSSEMLESDDMQRLLKTINAGVSMSTNFSQSNEGSYTYSLQYEPQMYHSFAEDQGKSSGKAVVGWLKLKAALRWGIFIRKKAAERRAQLTELN from the exons ATGGAAAGTTCCAAGAACAATAGAGTGGAGAAGAGAGGGTATGACTTGGTTGAGGAGGGTGATGATCGATTAACACAGCCAAAGAAGCCTAAACTACCTGGTTTAGCAAG TGTGATTGTGGAAGCTTTGAAGGTAGATAGTCTGCAGAGACTTTGCTCATCTCTGGAACCTCTACTCAGAAAAATT GTCAGTGAAGAAGTGGAGCGTGCTTTGGCAAAACTAGGCCCTGCTAAACTGGCTGAAAG ATCTTTTCCATCAAGAATTGAAGGTCCAAAGGCAAAGAATTTGCAGCTTCATTTCCGAACAAGAATGCCACCTCACTTGTTCACAGGTGGGAAGGTGGATGGAGAGCAAGGAGCAGCCATCCATGTTGTGCTGCTAGATCCCAACACGGGCAATGTGGTTCAAGTTGGACCAGAATCAGTCGCCAAGTTGAATGTTGTGGTTCTTGAGGGTGACTTTAATGAGGAAAGTGATGATGAATGGACAATAGAGCACTTTGAAAGCCACGAAGTGAAGGAACGTGAAGGGAAAAGGCCACTTCTCACTGGAGATTTGCAAGTTAGCCTAAAGGAAGGCGTAGGAACCTTAGGTGATCTTACTTTCACTGACAATTCTAGCTGGATTAGAAGTAGAAAATTCAGGCTTGGTGTTAAAGTAGCTCCTGGGTATTGTGAGGGAATCCGTGTTCGCGAGGGAAAGACTGAAGCCTTTGCTGTTAAAGATCATAGAGGAGAAT TGTACAAGAAACACTATCCACCTGCTTTGCATGATGAAGTTTGGCGACTGGATCGCATAGCTAAGGACGGTGCACTTCACAAAAAATTGATTCAAGCAAAAATAGTAACTGTAGAAGATTTCCTGCGTCTTCTTGTTCGGGATCCACAGAGGTTAAGAAGC ACACTCGGAAGCGGAATGTCGAACAGGATGTGGGAGAATACTGTGGAGCATGCCAAGACATGTGTCTTGGGTGGTAAGCTTTTCGTTTACTACACTGATGAAACCCACAGCACTGGCATTGTGTTCAACCATATATATGAGTTGAGAGGCCTCATTGCTGAGGGGCAATTCTGCACTTTGGAATCACTTACTCCAAATCAGAAG ATGTCTGTGGATTCCTTGGTGAAGAAAGCATATGACAATTGGAACCAAGTTATTGAATATGATGGAAAAGTCTTAAATTCTCTTATGAATTCCAGAAAGGGATCAAGATCTGTATCTTCTATAATTAATCATAATGATGTCACAGGGCAGCAACCGCACACATCTGCAAAGAATAGGCTGCCATATGTACCCTCTTTACAAAATCAACCTTTGCAAATAGCGAATAACTACTCCTCAAGTTCTGATTTAACTGATTACCAGTTTGAAAGATCCAATAATGACATGGTAGGGACATCAGTGAATAACTCTCAACTAGCATTTTCTGGCATCATGAACTACCTACCGGGCGAAAATCCTGAAGTTGAAGGTACATATTTCTCGGGAGATTGGTCTAGGCCGAGAAATTCACAAGGACTGGAAGACATTGTTGCCGAAGAACTCCGTCTTAGGAGTTCAGAGATGTTGGAGAGTGATGATATGCAGAGGTTGCTGAAGACTATTAATGCTGGAGTCAGTATGTCGACCAATTTCAGTCAGTCTAATGAAGGTTCATACACCTACAGCCTGCAGTATGAGCCTCAAATGTATCATTCGTTTGCCGAGGATCAGGGAAAGTCATCAGGGAAAGCTGTTGTTGGATGGCTTAAGCTCAAAGCAGCATTGAGATGGGGCATATTTATCAGGAAAAAAGCTGCTGAAAGGAGAGCACAGCTCACTGAGTTGAATTGA
- the LOC112738003 gene encoding two-component response regulator ARR12 isoform X1 → MTVEDQIDRFPVGMRVLAVDDDPTCLKVLENLLRKCQYQVTTTNQAIEALRMLRENRNKFDLVISDVNMPDMDGFKLLELVGLEMDLPVIMLSGHSDTKLVMKGVTHGAVDYLLKPVRIEELKNIWQHVVRRKNFDPRDQNKGSNDKRGPNAAGEGNQSIISEDGSDQNKNLGKKRKDQTEEEEDDGEDNGEDNDDPSSQKKPRVVWSVELHRKFVAAVNQLGLDKAVPKKILDLMNVEGLTRENVASHLQKYRLYLKKATQQASMVAALGNTESYLRIGSIDAYAEFCTSSGSGKIPNPALQSYASSGIFGRLNSPASLSMRGISASTLIQPPVQPQNLNSTLSPLGNIQASIFPANQTSSLLQGIPTSIELNQSKQNNCTTGITQVNQVSCSGFTAASGFRDRRLTVGTASNALPSAACNSPQTHNSGAFRNQPPVRPASLGTDSFDAGICGPSNMLDYNRCNENWQNAEQLSKLPANPLPLCEPFNNDPLPPTGINVANTSTRIGNSPVDYSSRVAISVPLEDTRNELQRQEGLIENIVQPSSYTTPSQRWEEHKLEYSQNMSRPFNSVNSHVSSSRVTSSLGHNLNQTNATCSNSVDASFVGQLSGAPPSIIQCTNVDTRLKSNDAYILELMKSRDGFIQNNFGTLDDIMVPMVKRFLMQEQNEPTFIDGEMGFEAYPVGSCI, encoded by the exons ATGACCGTGGAGGACCAAATTGACCGGTTCCCCGTGGGTATGCGTGTTCTCGCTGTGGATGATGACCCAACTTGCCTCAAAGTCTTGGAGAATCTCCTTCGCAAATGCCAATACCAAG TTACTACAACTAATCAAGCAATTGAGGCGCTGAGAATGTTGAGGGAAAACAGGAACAAGTTTGACCTCGTCATTAGCGATGTGAATATGCCTGACATGGATGGATTTAAGCTCCTTGAGTTGGTGGGGCTTGAAATGGACTTACCTGTGATCA TGTTGTCTGGACACAGTGACACAAAGCTGGTGATGAAGGGTGTTACACATGGTGCAGTTGACTATTTGCTGAAACCTGTTCGGATTGAAGAGCTGAAGAACATTTGGCAACATGTTGTCCGAAGGAAGAACTTTGATCCCAGGGATCAGAATAAGGGTTCCAATGACAAAAGGGGTCCCAATGCTGCTGGGGAAGGTAATCAAAGTATCATATCAGAAGACGGCAGTGACCAGAATAAAAATCTTGGCAAAAAACGAAAGGACCAgactgaagaagaggaagatgatgGTGAAGACAATGGGGAGGATAATGATGACCCTTCATCACAAAAGAAGCCTCGTGTTGTTTGGTCTGTCGAGCTTCATAGAAAATTTGTTGCAGCAGTTAATCAACTTGGCCTTGATA AGGCTGTCCCTAAGAAAATACTTGATCTGATGAATGTTGAAGGACTTACTAGGGAAAATGTGGCAAGCCATCTGCAG aaatATAGGCTTTACCTGAAAAAGGCAACCCAGCAAGCTAGCATGGTTGCTGCATTGGGTAATACCGAATCATACCTGAGGATCGGTTCAATAGATGCATATGCAGAGTTTTGCACCTCTTCTGGTTCAGGAAAGATTCCAAACCCTGCATTGCAATCATATGCCTCGAGTGGTATTTTTGGCAGGCTGAATTCCCCAGCTAGCTTGAGCATGAGAGGCATTAGTGCTTCCACTCTAATTCAGCCTCCTGTTCAGCCTCAAAACCTGAACAGCACCTTGAGCCCTCTGGGTAACATTCAGGCATCAATATTTCCGGCAAATCAAACCTCAAGTTTATTGCAAGGAATTCCAACATCAATTGAGCTTAATCAGTCTAAGCAAAACAACTGTACAACAGGTATAACACAAGTAAATCAAGTTAGTTGTAGTGGATTTACTGCTGCCTCTGGCTTCCGTGACCGTAGGCTTACAGTTGGTACAGCAAGCAATGCTCTACCTTCAGCCGCCTGTAACtcaccacaaacacataattcaGGAGCATTTAGAAATCAGCCTCCTGTTAGACCGGCTTCTTTAGGCACGGATTCCTTTGATGCTGGAATTTGTGGGCCTTCTAATATGTTGGATTATAATCGGTGTAACGAAAACTGGCAGAATGCAGAACAGTTGTCTAAACTTCCTGCCAATCCCTTGCCATTGTGTGAGCCGTTCAATAATGATCCACTCCCTCCCACTGGCATAAATGTTGCCAACACAAGTACTCGTATTGGTAACAGTCCTGTTGATTATTCATCCAGAGTCGCGATTTCTGTTCCTTTGGAGGATACAAGAAATGAGCTGCAGCGCCAAGAAGGCTTAATTGAAAATATTGTACAGCCTTCGAGTTATACAACACCATCACAAAGGTGGGAAGAACATAAACTTGAATACAGCCAAAACATGAGCCGTCCCTTCAACTCTGTAAACTCTCATGTTTCTTCAAGTCGAGTAACAAGTTCTTTGGGGCATAATTTAAACCAAACAAATGCAACTTGCAGCAACAGTGTTGATGCCTCATTTGTTGGCCAACTGAGTGGAGCTCCCCCATCAATCATCCAGTGCACTAATGTTGACACAAGATTGAAGTCAAATGATGCCTACATCTTGGAGCTAATGAAGTCCCGGGATGGATTTATTCAGAATAATTTTGGCACCTTGGATGACATAATGGTCCCAATGGTCAAAAGG TTTCTGATGCAGGAACAAAATGAACCGACATTTATAGATGGAGAAATGGGATTTGAGGCTTACCCCGTTGGATCATGTATCTGA